The Methanomicrobiales archaeon sequence AAGAGAGCCGACCAGCTCTACAAGAGCAGCGCTATTATTGCCGGGATGACGAACGCGATCACCAGCCACTTGGCCATATCGAACGACATTCCCGCGGTACCGCCGTAGCCGAACGGCGCGAAGATGATCGCCAATTCGTGCAGCGCCATCGCCTGCACGCGCTGTTTTCACCGCTCCTAGCGGCGCTCTCTCCTCTCGGTCTCGATCGTCTGTACCGGCACGTATTCCGTCCTCTGGACGGGGACATAGCGCGTCGTCACCCGCGCCGGCGGCCGCCTCTCCTCCGCAACGCGTCCGCTCTCCTCG is a genomic window containing:
- a CDS encoding DUF1328 domain-containing protein, which gives rise to MALHELAIIFAPFGYGGTAGMSFDMAKWLVIAFVIPAIIALLL